From Coriobacteriaceae bacterium, a single genomic window includes:
- a CDS encoding GTP-binding protein, which translates to MPNKPVKIIMLTGYLGAGKTTLLNHILANDGGIRAAVIVNDIGEINVDASLIADGGLSETDDLIPLTNGCICCTLSDDLANQLQGIADSGDFDYIIIEASGICEPIPIAYTISSFCDEAKVGGEPKLALDNIVAVVDCARMYDEFNGGRDLLAEDIDEDDIESLLIQQIEFCSTLILNKTDTVSPEQIAELKAIVRSLQKDAVIVEAQNGEVPMEELLDTDRFDFMRAYNSAAWIEAMEHPEEHDDPEVLEYDIETFVYSRRKPFDLQKFTDFVEQEWPDEVIRVKGPLWQTGDPDMCYMFEQAGHQMRLMENGLFVDSAPEGEKQKIIDENPEIMQIWDDETGDRMTSLCIIGRHMDKDALIASLDACLTDWHRA; encoded by the coding sequence ATGCCCAACAAACCCGTGAAGATCATCATGCTTACCGGATACCTCGGTGCCGGCAAGACCACGCTGCTCAACCACATCCTCGCTAACGACGGCGGCATCCGCGCCGCCGTGATCGTCAACGATATCGGCGAGATCAACGTCGACGCCAGCCTTATCGCCGACGGCGGTCTTTCCGAGACCGACGACCTCATCCCGCTCACCAACGGCTGCATCTGCTGCACGCTTTCGGACGACCTTGCCAACCAGCTGCAGGGCATCGCCGATTCGGGCGACTTCGACTACATCATCATCGAGGCCTCGGGTATTTGCGAGCCCATCCCCATCGCCTACACCATCTCGAGCTTCTGCGACGAGGCCAAGGTGGGCGGCGAGCCCAAGCTCGCGCTCGACAACATCGTGGCCGTGGTCGACTGCGCCCGCATGTACGACGAGTTCAACGGCGGTCGCGACCTGCTGGCAGAGGATATCGACGAGGACGACATCGAGAGCCTGCTCATCCAGCAGATCGAGTTCTGCTCCACGCTGATCCTCAACAAGACCGACACCGTGAGCCCCGAGCAGATCGCCGAGCTCAAGGCCATCGTGCGCAGCCTGCAGAAGGATGCCGTGATTGTCGAGGCTCAAAACGGCGAGGTTCCCATGGAGGAGCTGCTCGACACCGACCGCTTCGACTTTATGCGCGCCTACAACTCCGCCGCCTGGATCGAGGCCATGGAGCATCCCGAGGAGCACGACGACCCCGAGGTGCTCGAGTACGACATCGAGACCTTTGTGTACTCGCGTCGCAAGCCGTTTGACCTGCAGAAGTTCACCGATTTTGTTGAGCAGGAGTGGCCCGACGAGGTCATCCGCGTCAAGGGTCCGCTGTGGCAGACCGGCGATCCGGACATGTGCTACATGTTCGAGCAGGCTGGCCACCAGATGCGCCTGATGGAGAACGGCCTGTTTGTCGACTCGGCGCCCGAGGGCGAGAAGCAGAAGATCATCGACGAGAACCCCGAGATCATGCAGATTTGGGACGACGAGACGGGCGACCGCATGACGAGCCTGTGCATCATCGGCCGTCACATGGACAAGGATGCGCTCATCGCCTCCCTCGATGCCTGCCTGACCGACTGGCACCGCGCCTAG
- a CDS encoding ArsC family transcriptional regulator, which produces MNIQIFGTKKSFDTKKAQRYFKERRIKVQFIDLKEKEMSKGELTSVMQAVGGIDKLLNPKAKDEETLALIQHLTPSQRFDKLLENQQVLAEPIVRNGKKATVGYCPDVWGAWE; this is translated from the coding sequence ATGAATATTCAAATCTTCGGGACTAAGAAGTCGTTCGACACCAAAAAGGCTCAGCGCTATTTTAAGGAGCGCCGCATTAAGGTGCAGTTTATCGACCTTAAGGAAAAGGAGATGAGCAAAGGCGAACTCACGAGCGTGATGCAGGCGGTCGGCGGCATCGACAAGCTGCTCAACCCCAAGGCCAAGGACGAGGAGACGCTCGCGCTCATTCAGCACCTTACCCCCAGTCAGCGCTTCGACAAGCTGCTCGAAAACCAGCAGGTCTTGGCCGAGCCCATCGTGCGCAACGGCAAAAAGGCCACCGTCGGTTATTGCCCCGATGTATGGGGAGCCTGGGAGTAG
- a CDS encoding flavodoxin family protein — MKVLLVNGSPKANGNTARALAEVAEQLHAEGIDTEVFQLGAKPIRDCIGCGQCGKLDCRCTFDDDVVNELIAAAEQADGFVFGSPVYYAHPSGRILSALDRAFYAGSKAFAHKPGASVAVARRGGTSTTFDVLNKYFTINQMPVVASTYWNNVFGRVPGDANGDAEGLATMRNIGKNMAWLLHCIEAGKAAGIEAPEADRATTNFIR; from the coding sequence ATGAAGGTTCTTTTAGTCAACGGTAGCCCCAAGGCAAACGGCAACACCGCTCGCGCGCTTGCCGAAGTCGCCGAGCAATTGCATGCCGAGGGTATCGATACCGAGGTGTTCCAGCTGGGCGCCAAGCCCATTCGCGACTGCATTGGCTGTGGTCAGTGCGGCAAGCTCGATTGCCGCTGCACCTTTGACGACGACGTGGTCAACGAGCTCATTGCCGCCGCCGAGCAGGCAGACGGCTTTGTCTTTGGCTCGCCCGTCTATTACGCGCACCCCAGCGGCCGTATCCTCTCGGCCCTCGACCGCGCGTTTTATGCTGGCAGCAAGGCCTTTGCGCACAAGCCGGGCGCCTCTGTCGCCGTTGCCCGCCGCGGCGGCACGTCGACCACGTTCGATGTACTCAACAAGTACTTCACCATCAACCAGATGCCCGTGGTCGCCTCCACCTACTGGAACAACGTCTTTGGCCGCGTGCCCGGCGACGCCAATGGGGACGCCGAGGGCCTTGCCACCATGCGAAACATCGGCAAAAACATGGCCTGGCTCTTGCATTGCATCGAGGCAGGCAAGGCTGCCGGCATCGAAGCCCCCGAGGCCGATCGAGCAACGACCAACTTCATTCGATAG
- a CDS encoding diguanylate cyclase, giving the protein MNESYRLGEQSIIAHLQRLANGASTAELDVSALPAELSGIGEQLQKTLAIMQQERQLLERSAYIDQLTNLGNRSGLDRHVDQLWRNGEPFTCAYIDIDHLKHCNDIFGHAEGNRYILRICRSLSETMEHDDMLFRIGGDEFVLVSPTKSETELEQRLERVRADLIEATSNGKAPMIASFSFGCSSVDPLAGDTRRQMTMDADRKMYRYKLMHRVQQPEGNGTQQHPIADHLPCNDRVFQAISMSSETRYPFILNLDTGESQWSVNAVRDFGLPSQHPFNSVDMWLARVHPEDRDNVRSELDMVVNGTWHFHYMQYRVMDAAGKYVLCDCTGYRLDGTDTEPNMYVGIIINRSLADTTDFVTGLGDVHALVNAIGEMRRVPHEAGFIAIKIDDIAKVNARFGFDAGDRVLAESAACLMDCSRGKGRLFRSTGPTFVALFDELGPEAIDEIASDIERFLGSPVLIGSLEYQPPIRVATLHLDGVDRQPVSILNELKALLGKAVQVPGTKLD; this is encoded by the coding sequence ATGAACGAGTCGTATCGCCTGGGCGAGCAATCAATCATCGCCCACCTTCAACGACTTGCGAACGGGGCCTCAACCGCCGAGCTCGATGTTTCGGCATTGCCCGCAGAGCTGAGCGGCATTGGCGAGCAGCTGCAAAAGACACTCGCCATCATGCAGCAAGAGCGCCAACTGCTCGAGCGCAGCGCCTATATCGATCAGCTCACCAATCTTGGAAATCGCAGCGGACTCGACCGTCACGTCGATCAGCTCTGGCGCAACGGCGAACCCTTTACCTGCGCCTATATTGACATCGATCACCTTAAACACTGCAACGATATATTCGGCCACGCCGAGGGCAATCGCTACATCCTGCGCATCTGCCGCTCACTCTCCGAAACCATGGAGCACGACGATATGTTGTTTCGCATTGGCGGAGACGAGTTCGTGCTCGTCTCGCCCACCAAGAGCGAGACGGAACTCGAGCAACGCCTGGAGCGGGTGCGCGCCGATCTGATCGAAGCAACTTCGAACGGTAAGGCGCCCATGATCGCCAGCTTTAGCTTTGGCTGTTCGAGTGTTGACCCGCTTGCTGGCGACACGCGTCGCCAAATGACGATGGATGCCGACCGCAAGATGTATCGCTACAAGCTCATGCACCGCGTTCAGCAACCGGAAGGCAACGGTACGCAGCAACACCCGATCGCCGACCATCTTCCGTGCAACGACCGTGTGTTCCAGGCAATCTCCATGAGCTCCGAGACACGCTACCCATTCATCCTCAACCTCGATACCGGTGAATCGCAATGGTCGGTCAACGCCGTTCGCGATTTTGGCCTGCCTTCCCAGCATCCCTTTAACTCGGTCGATATGTGGCTCGCCCGCGTCCACCCCGAGGACCGCGACAACGTGCGCTCCGAGCTCGACATGGTGGTCAACGGCACCTGGCACTTCCATTACATGCAGTATCGCGTGATGGATGCTGCCGGAAAGTATGTGCTCTGCGACTGCACGGGCTACCGCCTGGACGGCACCGACACCGAACCCAACATGTACGTGGGCATTATCATCAACCGAAGCCTGGCAGATACGACCGACTTCGTAACCGGCCTGGGCGATGTCCACGCTCTGGTCAACGCCATTGGGGAGATGCGTCGCGTACCGCACGAGGCAGGCTTTATCGCCATTAAGATCGACGATATCGCCAAGGTCAATGCCCGCTTTGGATTCGATGCAGGCGACCGCGTGCTCGCCGAAAGCGCCGCCTGCCTCATGGATTGTTCGCGCGGCAAGGGCCGCCTGTTCCGCTCGACGGGACCAACGTTCGTGGCACTCTTCGATGAGCTCGGCCCCGAGGCAATCGATGAGATCGCAAGCGACATCGAACGGTTCCTGGGTTCTCCCGTGCTCATCGGCTCGCTTGAATATCAGCCGCCCATTCGCGTGGCCACGCTCCATCTGGACGGCGTCGACCGTCAGCCCGTTTCCATTTTGAACGAGCTCAAAGCGTTGCTTGGGAAAGCCGTGCAGGTGCCAGGTACCAAACTGGATTAG
- a CDS encoding EAL domain-containing protein, whose product MNTANTYTKTLDKIIQDLFERPEDLVRTAFTDQLTGLGNRGGYTRSLEELWEQGAPVTMAFIDIDNLKHCNDAFGHDEGNRYIMQVSLYLKLYIKVDEAVFRLGGDEFAILSTIATEDDLAERLEHCRSVLLKNNDAEMPHSFSYGVSHADPKLGETSDRMTLDADHRMYDYKLRHAVHLDRRNIKQVHADDFEVSDRVFDAFSMLDEGRYFFIENLDKHRTLWSQGALRDFGLPSEHIDNCHDYWKTRVHPDDLEAYINDINQIYNGSKHYRVMQYRVRNAAGDYVLCRVRGYRIDGNGDTPSLYVGELVNHALVETIDPATGLGTQRMLIGAIDTCRRDNRGMGLAAVRVRGTTQLNERYGADAVDAMLSEYAGRMLSLIRGRSRVFRSRSAQFVVLTDSFDRNAFDHLVGDLEHVVSKPIQIAGDVITPTCLVVPVYYERLVNQAPAVLDELDRRIRAINGPFHNDSPCIPEIKRKGAIAERIDPLTGLYRPSEFMRRANAFLSTAQGSAWCIATVDMGHMRLFNEWHGQTEGDRVLADVGTVLKDIENAGMGVAGYWGMDDFCILAPFDRDTIHRIYAGVREAVARHDDGVGFWPSMGVYPVKPREEITIDAQARAMYANRRAKNDFKDRIAVFRPEEYAHEVAFHNTLTEFQYALSNDRITYYLQPQVDMETGEIVGAEALTRWIGNDGALISPVSFIPALEESGFVVTLDKYIWQGVALWLRKRLDQGLRVVPISLNVSRVDILACDVAEHMSALAAGYNLSPELMRIEITETAYTGEPEAVDKLTADLHTRGFSTYMDDFGTGQSTLAMLKNVNVDVIKLDRTFVPVDGDQGRSAQIISSMLGMAQSLDLPVVIEGVETEAQAQLLRQMGARYAQGFLYYRPMPAVDFEALLDGDGED is encoded by the coding sequence ATGAACACAGCCAACACCTATACCAAGACGCTCGATAAGATCATTCAAGACCTGTTCGAGCGCCCGGAAGACCTGGTAAGAACAGCCTTTACCGACCAACTTACCGGCCTTGGCAACCGTGGCGGCTATACCCGCTCGTTGGAAGAACTCTGGGAGCAGGGCGCGCCGGTCACCATGGCGTTTATCGATATCGATAACCTCAAACACTGCAACGACGCCTTCGGTCACGACGAGGGTAACCGCTACATTATGCAGGTGAGCCTGTACCTTAAGCTCTATATCAAAGTTGACGAAGCGGTGTTTCGCCTGGGTGGCGACGAGTTCGCAATCTTGTCCACCATCGCGACCGAAGACGACCTTGCCGAGCGCCTTGAGCATTGCCGCTCGGTGCTGCTCAAAAACAACGACGCCGAGATGCCTCACTCGTTTAGCTATGGCGTATCGCATGCCGATCCAAAACTGGGCGAAACGTCCGATCGTATGACGCTCGATGCCGACCACCGCATGTACGACTACAAGCTGCGCCATGCCGTACACCTGGATCGTCGCAATATCAAACAAGTTCATGCAGACGATTTTGAAGTCAGCGACCGTGTCTTCGACGCCTTCTCGATGCTTGACGAGGGACGATATTTCTTTATCGAGAACTTGGACAAGCATCGCACCCTTTGGTCACAAGGCGCCTTGCGCGATTTCGGTCTTCCTTCGGAGCATATAGACAACTGCCACGATTACTGGAAAACGCGCGTCCATCCCGATGACCTCGAGGCCTATATCAACGATATCAACCAGATTTACAACGGCTCCAAGCACTATCGCGTCATGCAGTATCGCGTGCGCAACGCCGCCGGCGATTACGTGCTTTGTCGCGTCCGAGGCTATCGCATCGACGGAAACGGAGACACGCCCTCGCTCTACGTTGGCGAACTCGTCAATCACGCTCTGGTCGAGACGATTGACCCCGCAACAGGGCTTGGAACCCAGCGCATGTTGATCGGCGCCATTGATACTTGCCGCCGCGATAACCGCGGGATGGGCCTTGCCGCCGTGCGTGTTCGCGGTACAACGCAGCTCAATGAACGCTATGGGGCCGACGCCGTCGATGCCATGCTTTCCGAGTATGCCGGCCGCATGCTCTCGCTCATCCGCGGCAGAAGCCGTGTATTCCGCTCGCGCAGCGCGCAGTTCGTTGTACTTACCGATAGTTTTGACCGCAATGCCTTCGATCACCTCGTTGGGGATTTGGAACATGTTGTCTCAAAACCCATCCAGATTGCCGGCGACGTCATCACCCCCACATGCCTGGTCGTGCCTGTCTACTACGAGCGCCTTGTTAACCAGGCACCGGCCGTTTTGGACGAACTCGACCGCCGCATTCGCGCCATAAACGGACCGTTCCACAACGACAGTCCCTGCATTCCCGAAATCAAGCGCAAAGGCGCAATCGCCGAGCGCATCGACCCGCTCACCGGCCTCTACCGCCCCAGTGAGTTTATGCGACGCGCCAATGCCTTTCTGTCGACGGCACAAGGCAGCGCATGGTGCATTGCCACCGTCGACATGGGACACATGCGCCTGTTTAATGAATGGCACGGACAAACCGAGGGCGACCGCGTGCTTGCCGATGTGGGCACGGTGCTTAAGGATATCGAGAACGCGGGCATGGGCGTTGCGGGCTACTGGGGCATGGACGACTTTTGCATCCTTGCTCCCTTTGACCGCGATACGATTCATCGAATTTATGCCGGCGTGCGCGAAGCGGTTGCCAGGCACGACGACGGCGTGGGTTTTTGGCCGTCCATGGGCGTCTACCCCGTCAAACCCCGTGAGGAAATCACCATCGACGCTCAGGCAAGGGCCATGTATGCCAACCGTCGCGCCAAAAATGACTTTAAAGACCGCATCGCTGTTTTCCGCCCCGAAGAGTACGCCCACGAGGTTGCGTTTCACAACACCCTCACCGAGTTCCAATATGCGCTCTCCAACGATCGCATCACCTACTACCTGCAGCCCCAGGTGGACATGGAAACCGGCGAGATTGTTGGTGCCGAGGCGCTCACGCGCTGGATTGGTAATGACGGCGCCCTCATTTCGCCCGTTTCCTTTATCCCGGCGCTCGAGGAAAGCGGTTTTGTGGTGACGCTCGACAAATATATTTGGCAGGGCGTTGCCTTGTGGCTTCGCAAGCGCCTTGATCAGGGGCTTCGTGTGGTTCCGATCTCGCTTAATGTGTCGCGCGTGGATATCCTTGCCTGCGATGTCGCCGAGCATATGAGCGCGCTTGCCGCCGGCTACAATCTATCGCCCGAGCTCATGCGCATCGAGATTACCGAGACTGCCTATACCGGAGAGCCCGAGGCTGTGGATAAACTGACGGCCGACCTGCACACCCGCGGCTTCTCGACCTACATGGACGATTTTGGCACCGGCCAGTCCACGCTCGCGATGCTCAAAAACGTCAACGTCGACGTCATCAAACTCGACCGCACGTTTGTGCCCGTCGACGGCGATCAAGGCCGTAGCGCGCAAATCATTTCGTCGATGCTCGGGATGGCGCAATCGCTCGATCTGCCCGTTGTGATCGAAGGCGTCGAGACGGAGGCACAGGCTCAGCTGCTCCGTCAGATGGGCGCCCGCTACGCTCAGGGCTTCCTCTACTACCGTCCCATGCCGGCGGTAGATTTTGAGGCATTGCTCGATGGCGATGGCGAGGATTGA
- a CDS encoding patatin family protein, with amino-acid sequence MALPKTAHTVGLALEGGGYRGMYTAGVLDVWMEHGLTCDHMVGVSAGAAFGYNFKSRQIGRAIRYNKAYCDDKRYASVASWLRTGDMFNAEFAYHEVPIELDPIDLDAYRANPMRFTCVCTDIETGKAVYHDLPYGDERDIEWIRASSAIPVATRPVAIDGHRYLDGGVADSIPSAWLFAQGYDRNVVVLTQPAGFVKEANSLMPMLRRVFRRYPKFVTALRDRHEVYNATLDDLARREAAGEIFVVRPSESVKVPSLCREPDELERIYQIGRRDAKATLPALEAYLAG; translated from the coding sequence ATGGCACTGCCAAAGACGGCACACACGGTGGGTCTGGCGCTCGAGGGCGGTGGCTACCGGGGCATGTATACGGCAGGCGTGCTCGACGTTTGGATGGAACATGGCCTGACCTGCGATCATATGGTGGGTGTCTCGGCAGGCGCTGCGTTTGGCTACAACTTTAAGTCGCGCCAGATTGGCCGCGCCATCCGCTACAACAAGGCCTATTGCGACGATAAACGCTATGCGAGCGTGGCCAGCTGGCTGCGCACCGGTGACATGTTTAATGCCGAGTTTGCGTATCACGAGGTGCCTATCGAGCTCGACCCCATCGACTTGGATGCCTACCGCGCCAATCCCATGAGGTTTACGTGCGTATGCACCGATATCGAGACAGGCAAGGCTGTCTACCATGACCTGCCCTATGGCGACGAGCGTGATATCGAGTGGATTCGTGCTTCGTCGGCGATTCCCGTGGCGACCAGGCCTGTTGCCATTGATGGGCATCGGTATTTGGATGGCGGCGTTGCGGACTCTATTCCCAGCGCCTGGCTTTTTGCACAGGGTTACGACCGCAATGTGGTGGTGCTGACGCAGCCGGCGGGTTTTGTAAAAGAGGCCAATAGCCTGATGCCCATGCTGCGACGCGTGTTCCGCCGCTATCCAAAGTTTGTTACAGCGCTTAGAGATCGGCATGAGGTGTATAACGCCACGCTTGACGATCTTGCGCGTCGTGAGGCCGCTGGCGAGATCTTTGTGGTGCGGCCGAGTGAATCGGTGAAAGTGCCGTCGCTTTGCCGCGAGCCCGATGAACTTGAGCGCATCTACCAGATCGGTCGCCGCGATGCGAAGGCGACGCTGCCCGCGCTGGAAGCGTATCTGGCGGGGTAG
- a CDS encoding thiamine phosphate synthase, which produces MSIRDNLDISAYLVLGPENTLGRPVGDVVAQALDAGFTCIQVRSKVASAREIIALTGDAAQAIAQAGKTGQVALLIDDRLDCVLAAREQGIAVDGVHVGQSDIPVEVCRKLLGPDAIVGLSARCDEMLEYVKTADMSLVDYLGVGPLHETETKRDCGRAADGSIITKSFEDLAALHTASPVPIVVGGGVKTVDLPQLKATGVDGFFVVSAVCSADDPHAAAKELVDTWQQA; this is translated from the coding sequence ATGAGCATCCGCGACAACCTTGATATCTCGGCCTATCTGGTACTCGGCCCCGAAAACACGCTGGGACGTCCCGTGGGCGATGTGGTGGCCCAGGCGCTCGATGCCGGCTTTACCTGCATCCAGGTGCGCTCCAAGGTGGCAAGCGCCCGCGAGATCATCGCGCTGACCGGCGACGCCGCGCAGGCAATCGCACAGGCCGGCAAGACCGGTCAGGTCGCCTTACTGATCGACGACCGCCTTGACTGCGTACTCGCCGCGCGCGAGCAGGGCATTGCCGTCGACGGCGTCCATGTGGGCCAAAGCGACATTCCCGTCGAAGTCTGCCGCAAGCTGCTGGGTCCCGATGCCATCGTGGGCCTTTCTGCCCGCTGCGATGAGATGCTCGAGTACGTTAAAACCGCCGACATGAGCCTGGTCGACTACCTGGGCGTGGGCCCCCTCCACGAGACCGAGACCAAGCGCGACTGCGGACGCGCGGCCGACGGCTCCATCATCACCAAGAGCTTTGAGGACCTGGCGGCGCTTCATACCGCAAGCCCCGTGCCCATCGTGGTGGGCGGCGGCGTCAAGACCGTCGACCTGCCACAGCTCAAGGCCACTGGCGTCGACGGCTTCTTTGTGGTGAGCGCCGTCTGCAGTGCCGACGACCCTCACGCCGCGGCAAAGGAGCTCGTCGACACCTGGCAGCAGGCATAG
- a CDS encoding thiamine-binding protein, with amino-acid sequence MSEPATNTGMNTLVAVAIAPCGTGDELSAEVAEVVRAIRESGLPNRTTSMFTEIEGDWDEVMQAVRDATFVLASKGIRTEVVLKADIRPGFTDTMTGKLERMEAQIKKQEEAR; translated from the coding sequence ATGTCCGAGCCCGCAACCAATACCGGCATGAACACGCTCGTCGCCGTGGCCATCGCCCCGTGCGGCACCGGCGATGAACTCTCCGCCGAGGTCGCCGAGGTCGTGCGTGCTATTCGCGAGAGCGGCCTTCCCAACCGCACCACCTCGATGTTCACCGAGATTGAGGGCGACTGGGACGAGGTCATGCAGGCCGTGCGCGACGCAACCTTTGTGTTGGCGAGCAAGGGCATCCGCACCGAAGTCGTGCTCAAGGCCGATATTCGACCCGGATTTACCGACACCATGACCGGCAAGCTCGAGCGCATGGAAGCACAGATCAAAAAGCAGGAGGAAGCACGATGA
- the thiM gene encoding hydroxyethylthiazole kinase — protein MIDSEQLKQNMIKAVDEIHATNPMAGSITNTVTIDFVANAQLAVGGSAAMVYLPDEGEALVAGGGAIYLNMGTLFPIYEQTIPRAAKAAHDAGKPWVLDPVGLGIGSLRTQLVSELKQYKPAIVRGNASEIIALAALWGLEGEAADLVRARGVDTTDTVDAARAAAVALARYTGGAVVVSGETDLITDGSTVAKSHGGSPLMSKITGCGCSQGGVLAVYACAADPFTAAVCGTAAYNVAGTRAAAVADAPASFKVAFIDELHRATAQDIANNQLELEEA, from the coding sequence GTGATCGATTCGGAACAACTTAAGCAAAACATGATCAAAGCGGTGGACGAAATTCACGCCACCAACCCGATGGCCGGCTCCATCACCAACACGGTGACGATCGACTTTGTCGCCAACGCACAGCTCGCCGTGGGCGGCTCGGCCGCTATGGTCTACCTGCCCGACGAGGGCGAGGCGCTCGTCGCCGGCGGCGGCGCCATCTATCTCAACATGGGCACGCTCTTCCCCATCTACGAGCAGACGATTCCCCGCGCGGCCAAGGCGGCACACGACGCCGGCAAGCCCTGGGTGCTCGACCCGGTGGGCCTGGGCATCGGTAGCCTGCGCACCCAGCTGGTAAGCGAGCTTAAGCAGTACAAACCCGCCATCGTGCGCGGCAACGCCTCCGAGATTATCGCCCTTGCCGCCCTGTGGGGCCTTGAGGGCGAAGCGGCAGACCTGGTTCGCGCCCGTGGCGTCGACACCACCGATACGGTCGATGCCGCCCGCGCCGCCGCGGTAGCGCTCGCCCGCTACACCGGCGGCGCCGTGGTGGTCTCGGGCGAGACCGATCTGATCACCGACGGCTCGACCGTGGCCAAGTCCCACGGAGGCAGCCCGCTTATGTCCAAGATTACCGGCTGTGGCTGCTCGCAGGGCGGCGTGCTGGCCGTATATGCTTGCGCGGCCGATCCGTTTACGGCAGCCGTCTGCGGCACCGCCGCCTACAACGTGGCTGGCACGCGTGCCGCCGCTGTCGCCGATGCCCCGGCAAGCTTTAAGGTCGCCTTTATCGACGAGCTCCACCGCGCGACCGCCCAAGACATCGCCAACAACCAGCTCGAGCTCGAGGAGGCATAA
- a CDS encoding Cof-type HAD-IIB family hydrolase, whose translation MIKLVLTDMDDTLIPAGHDGASDYAIEGIHAMQAAGLHFGPVSGRQPSAMGWMFKNRSECFSTGAFCNGQVMFVGGEVVASHAIDNDALMRLADYLEQETDDTFLKVYGLGDDFWGNDAYCVTSDPERVRRAMESGGNAWLKGEEAPCRPVVDEAPVFKANIWSARSREELAELRERVAAEVPELSLVFPNNRVRLFDILPAGWDKGCAALELARALGLTPDEVAVFGDSDNDLPMIDAVPNSVAVANANEAVTAAARWHIGAAADDAVAGALHQIAACAATGEMPPFTRQMDATGFDVTNV comes from the coding sequence ATGATCAAACTTGTGCTGACCGATATGGACGATACGCTGATTCCGGCCGGGCATGACGGCGCCAGCGACTACGCCATTGAGGGCATTCATGCCATGCAGGCGGCGGGTCTGCACTTTGGCCCGGTTTCGGGTCGCCAGCCGTCCGCGATGGGCTGGATGTTCAAAAATCGTTCCGAGTGTTTTTCGACTGGCGCGTTCTGTAACGGCCAGGTGATGTTTGTCGGCGGCGAAGTAGTCGCATCGCACGCAATCGACAACGATGCTCTGATGCGTTTGGCCGACTATCTGGAGCAAGAGACCGACGATACATTTCTAAAAGTCTATGGCCTGGGCGATGACTTTTGGGGCAACGATGCCTATTGCGTGACGAGTGATCCCGAGCGCGTTCGTCGCGCCATGGAGTCGGGCGGCAACGCATGGCTCAAAGGCGAAGAGGCCCCGTGCCGTCCCGTCGTCGATGAAGCGCCGGTGTTCAAGGCGAATATCTGGAGTGCCCGTTCGCGTGAGGAGCTCGCGGAGCTACGCGAGCGCGTTGCCGCTGAGGTACCGGAACTCTCGCTTGTGTTTCCCAACAACCGAGTGCGCCTGTTTGACATCCTTCCAGCAGGTTGGGACAAGGGTTGCGCTGCGCTGGAGCTGGCGCGCGCTTTGGGCCTGACGCCCGATGAGGTGGCCGTATTTGGCGATTCCGATAACGATCTGCCCATGATCGATGCCGTTCCCAACTCCGTTGCAGTCGCCAATGCCAACGAGGCTGTCACGGCTGCCGCGCGCTGGCATATCGGCGCTGCGGCAGACGATGCGGTTGCCGGGGCTCTGCATCAGATTGCCGCCTGCGCCGCGACGGGGGAGATGCCGCCGTTTACGCGTCAGATGGATGCGACGGGTTTCGACGTCACGAACGTCTAG